In Exiguobacterium sibiricum 7-3, a genomic segment contains:
- a CDS encoding YycH family regulatory protein produces the protein MTKQRLKSIALILLVSASIVQTAMLWTYHPSSESIEQEQVSFNEIDASKTVEGNQLINPELVIYSNGESAYQTQIIGRTILNRIGASFDVGVLVLTDKASNIPVSKRSVEMIFPTPISSKMLEELLGEKQIAMSEPIKRLYLLDYEGPILRLESTTGRFKDFKLIGDETVLKRLFAYDKKKPMTKVELKGGDYTYVPSGATKLEEVFVYDDVSQDPKPLSRIESAFFTENSNVQQIKSRDDLDVLTDGVSVSTYDRDYNAFRFNTLSPNTQTSSVDYSTIVSYINIHGGWLDPVTQRSGFRYYFDQMSKAEEEQAATFRLYLNRYPIFGETGPLLEQPDFDLATIKVTFEENQIRSLSRSMIRAERKLLLRETTLPSIDQIEKQLQSADMLDEISGIRMGYEMTYEIETSRYALFKPNWFVKQNGKWTTVDQAIGKEG, from the coding sequence ATGACGAAACAGCGACTGAAATCCATCGCTTTGATTCTTTTGGTCAGTGCTTCGATTGTCCAGACCGCCATGTTATGGACGTATCATCCGAGCAGCGAGTCGATTGAACAGGAACAGGTATCGTTTAATGAAATCGATGCCTCAAAGACGGTCGAAGGAAATCAGCTGATCAATCCGGAGCTTGTCATCTATTCGAACGGCGAAAGTGCCTACCAGACCCAAATCATCGGTCGGACGATCCTGAACCGGATCGGCGCCTCGTTTGATGTCGGTGTCCTGGTTTTGACCGATAAGGCGTCGAATATTCCGGTCAGCAAACGGAGTGTCGAGATGATTTTCCCGACGCCGATCAGTTCAAAGATGCTCGAGGAGTTGCTCGGGGAAAAACAAATTGCGATGTCGGAGCCGATCAAACGGCTCTATCTGCTCGATTATGAAGGACCGATTCTTCGACTGGAGTCGACGACGGGACGATTTAAGGACTTTAAATTAATCGGGGATGAGACGGTCTTAAAACGTCTATTCGCCTATGATAAGAAAAAACCGATGACGAAAGTCGAGCTCAAGGGCGGTGACTACACGTATGTCCCAAGCGGCGCGACGAAACTGGAAGAAGTATTCGTCTACGATGATGTTTCGCAGGATCCGAAGCCGCTCAGCCGGATCGAGAGCGCATTCTTTACGGAAAACTCGAACGTGCAGCAAATCAAGAGCCGGGATGACCTGGACGTTTTGACGGACGGTGTCAGTGTTTCGACCTACGACCGGGATTATAATGCGTTCCGTTTTAATACATTGTCTCCGAACACCCAAACCTCGTCCGTCGATTACAGTACAATCGTCAGTTACATCAACATCCACGGCGGATGGCTCGATCCTGTGACACAACGCAGTGGCTTCCGCTATTACTTTGATCAGATGTCGAAAGCAGAAGAAGAACAGGCGGCGACATTCCGATTATATTTGAACCGATATCCGATTTTTGGTGAAACAGGACCGTTACTTGAACAACCGGACTTCGATCTCGCGACCATCAAAGTAACGTTCGAAGAAAATCAGATCCGTTCGCTTAGTCGCAGTATGATTCGGGCGGAGCGGAAGTTGTTGCTCCGGGAAACGACATTGCCATCCATCGATCAGATTGAAAAACAGCTTCAATCCGCCGACATGTTGGATGAGATTTCCGGTATCCGGATGGGATATGAGATGACGTACGAAATTGAAACGAGTCGTTATGCCTTGTTTAAGCCAAATTGGTTCGTCAAACAAAACGGAAAATGGACCACGGTTGATCAAGCTATCGGAAAAGAGGGATAA
- the walK gene encoding cell wall metabolism sensor histidine kinase WalK, translating into MLKGTNFFKSIQWKLVVIYALLILVAMQVIGVYFVRSLEKQYITNFSKSVEDRAGLVAYNVGKEFDKTGDDEASKRQLSESLGQLLSEFSSGSTSRNDILEVQIIDQDSIIQATSDEDNQSAVGQRATNSLIKKAQATSSSRVDTVLDPTTEDKIRIFAVPVTSERTGATTGMIYVRASMESIYSQMQQVTRILATGTVIALVITSILGVLLSRTITRPISDMRRQAIEMRRGNFSRKVKVYSDDEIGQLARSFNELTDELLEANATTEAERRKLTSVLENMTDGVIATDRTLRVILMNDQAKDIVGVDESGIVGTNLKDLLALGDDFMIPEDGTMPPRLLDFSSEDELFLVRAFFSPVKKHSGPITGMIIVLHDVTEQEQVEQDRREFVANVSHELRTPLTTMRSYLEALAEGAYQDEELAPRFLETTQNETERMIRLVTDLLQLSKMDSKEYKMNKVRFDYIQFLNDILDRHDMTKPERIQFRRKIMKRKVYLRGDQDKLIQVADNILTNAIKYSPEGGTITVRTMLRAKRIVISIKDEGVGIPKANLQKIFERFYRVDKARARKIGGTGLGLSIAKDVVSAHGGDIWAESEWGRGTTIYFTLPYEVIEEVDIG; encoded by the coding sequence ATGTTAAAAGGAACGAACTTTTTCAAATCGATCCAGTGGAAACTTGTCGTCATTTATGCGTTGTTGATCTTAGTCGCGATGCAAGTCATTGGGGTTTACTTCGTTCGTTCCCTTGAAAAACAGTACATTACGAACTTCTCAAAATCTGTTGAAGACCGGGCCGGACTTGTCGCGTACAATGTCGGGAAGGAATTCGATAAGACAGGCGATGATGAGGCCTCCAAACGGCAGTTGTCTGAATCTCTTGGACAACTGCTGTCTGAGTTTAGTAGTGGCTCGACGTCAAGGAACGATATTCTCGAAGTACAAATCATTGATCAGGACTCGATCATTCAAGCGACGTCTGACGAAGACAATCAGTCGGCGGTCGGACAACGGGCGACGAATTCATTGATTAAAAAAGCACAGGCCACGAGTTCCTCTCGTGTCGATACCGTCCTCGATCCGACGACGGAAGACAAGATTCGGATTTTTGCAGTCCCCGTCACGTCCGAACGGACAGGGGCGACGACCGGGATGATTTACGTCCGGGCGTCGATGGAGTCAATTTATTCGCAAATGCAGCAAGTCACAAGGATCTTAGCAACGGGGACAGTGATTGCACTTGTCATCACCTCGATTCTCGGTGTCCTGTTATCGCGGACGATCACCCGGCCGATTTCGGATATGCGGCGCCAGGCGATCGAGATGCGACGCGGGAACTTCTCGCGGAAGGTTAAGGTCTATTCCGATGACGAAATTGGTCAGTTGGCACGTTCCTTTAACGAACTGACTGATGAATTACTCGAAGCGAATGCGACGACGGAAGCCGAAAGGCGGAAGTTGACGAGTGTCCTCGAAAATATGACGGATGGTGTGATTGCGACGGACCGGACATTACGTGTCATCCTGATGAACGATCAAGCGAAGGATATCGTTGGTGTCGATGAATCCGGTATCGTCGGGACGAACTTAAAGGATTTACTCGCTCTCGGAGACGACTTTATGATTCCGGAAGACGGGACGATGCCGCCCCGTCTGCTCGATTTCAGCAGCGAGGATGAACTGTTCCTTGTCCGGGCCTTCTTCTCACCGGTCAAAAAGCACAGTGGACCGATTACCGGGATGATTATCGTCCTGCATGACGTCACGGAGCAGGAACAAGTCGAGCAGGACCGCCGTGAGTTTGTCGCGAACGTCAGTCATGAACTCCGGACACCGCTGACGACGATGCGGAGTTACCTTGAAGCCTTGGCGGAAGGTGCCTACCAGGATGAAGAACTGGCGCCACGGTTCCTGGAGACGACACAAAACGAAACGGAGCGGATGATCCGCCTCGTCACCGATCTGTTGCAACTGTCGAAAATGGACAGTAAGGAATACAAGATGAACAAAGTCCGGTTTGATTACATTCAATTCTTAAATGATATTCTCGACCGTCATGATATGACGAAACCGGAACGGATTCAGTTCCGCCGGAAAATCATGAAACGGAAAGTCTACCTCCGCGGGGATCAGGATAAGTTGATCCAGGTCGCGGATAATATTTTAACGAACGCGATCAAGTATTCACCGGAAGGCGGTACGATTACCGTCCGGACGATGTTACGGGCGAAACGAATCGTCATCAGCATCAAAGACGAAGGGGTCGGGATTCCAAAAGCGAACCTGCAGAAAATCTTTGAACGTTTCTACCGGGTCGATAAAGCACGGGCACGGAAGATTGGTGGAACCGGACTGGGTCTTTCGATTGCTAAAGACGTCGTTTCGGCACACGGTGGTGACATTTGGGCAGAAAGCGAATGGGGACGCGGGACAACGATTTACTTTACACTTCCATATGAGGTGATCGAAGAGGTGGATATCGGATGA
- the dnaB gene encoding replicative DNA helicase — MSDVMQNTPPQSIEAEQAVLGAIMIDADRLISASERLLPQDFYRAAHQRIFETMLVLSDRGEAIDLVTVTAELSTLGILEEVGGLPYLGELAEGVPTAANINYYVNVVDQKSTLRRLIRTANEIVTDGYERQNEVDVLLNEAERKILEVSQGKGSASFIPISDVLTSAYATIDKLHKQSGETTGIPTGFRDLDKVTAGFQRNDLIIVAARPSVGKTAFALNISQNVATRADENVAIFSLEMGAEQLVMRMLCAEGNVDAQRLRTGQLEDEDWGKLSLAMSSLSQAGIYIDDTPGIRVNDIRAKCRRLKQEHGLGMIMIDYLQLIQGNGRSSDNRQQEVSEISRSLKSLARELEVPVIALSQLSRGVESRQDKRPMMSDIRESGAIEQDADIVAFLYRDDYYNKETEDANTIEIIIAKQRNGPTGTVKLAFRKEFNKFVDLEPNNSYAPPA; from the coding sequence ATGAGTGATGTAATGCAAAATACGCCCCCCCAGAGCATTGAGGCGGAACAAGCCGTCCTTGGGGCGATCATGATCGATGCGGATCGACTGATCAGTGCGTCCGAACGATTATTGCCACAAGATTTTTATCGTGCGGCCCACCAACGCATTTTTGAAACGATGCTTGTGTTGTCGGATCGGGGAGAAGCAATCGACCTCGTGACCGTTACGGCAGAACTCAGTACGCTGGGTATTCTCGAGGAAGTCGGCGGATTACCGTACCTCGGTGAACTGGCGGAAGGTGTTCCGACCGCAGCCAACATCAACTATTACGTCAATGTCGTCGATCAAAAGTCGACATTACGCCGATTGATCCGGACCGCCAATGAAATCGTCACGGATGGTTACGAACGGCAAAATGAGGTCGACGTCCTGCTGAATGAAGCAGAGCGGAAGATTCTCGAAGTATCACAAGGAAAAGGCAGTGCCAGCTTCATTCCGATTTCCGATGTCTTGACGAGTGCTTATGCGACGATCGATAAATTGCATAAACAAAGCGGCGAGACGACCGGTATTCCGACCGGTTTCCGGGATCTCGACAAAGTAACGGCCGGATTCCAGCGCAACGATTTAATCATCGTTGCCGCCCGTCCGTCTGTCGGGAAGACGGCCTTCGCCTTGAACATCTCACAAAACGTCGCGACCCGTGCCGATGAGAATGTCGCCATCTTCAGTCTTGAGATGGGAGCGGAGCAGCTCGTCATGCGGATGCTGTGTGCGGAAGGCAATGTCGACGCGCAGCGTCTCCGGACGGGACAGCTCGAAGATGAGGACTGGGGTAAGTTATCGCTCGCGATGAGCAGCTTGTCCCAAGCCGGGATCTATATCGACGATACACCGGGTATTCGTGTCAACGACATCCGGGCGAAATGCCGTCGTCTGAAGCAGGAACACGGTCTCGGGATGATCATGATTGATTATCTCCAACTGATTCAAGGGAACGGCCGTTCCAGCGATAACCGGCAACAGGAGGTCTCCGAGATCTCCCGGTCCTTGAAGTCACTGGCCCGTGAACTCGAAGTTCCCGTCATTGCGTTATCGCAGCTGTCACGGGGCGTCGAGAGTCGGCAGGACAAACGGCCGATGATGTCCGATATCCGGGAATCAGGAGCGATCGAGCAGGATGCCGATATCGTCGCTTTCTTGTACCGCGATGATTACTACAACAAAGAAACGGAAGATGCTAACACGATTGAGATCATTATCGCGAAACAGCGGAATGGTCCGACCGGTACCGTCAAACTCGCTTTCCGGAAAGAATTCAATAAGTTCGTGGATCTCGAACCGAACAATTCCTATGCACCACCCGCCTAA
- a CDS encoding two-component system regulatory protein YycI has protein sequence MDWSKAKTLLILTFLILNAYLAVQLMDRMIDPRIVTTNADGKTVLKERKIDEKKLQTVSKEIGYLTAEVDTSSLIPKSGSPIQDAVTSVKNQIEWSVRLTKPFPLEAKAMRDSATSFVQSSAAYGTDYTFWKYDSKHNEMTFVQTYKEQPLYSTPQQSREDDAMIGPSLLVLQLNEQKEVVSYKQRHLNKVVRQAQDVTLLSASESVIQLSEQGLFPASKRMTSQKLGYFCLVTEGTKSVQILPPTWQIELNGEELYFVNAIDGGVQTIERLDTVSEK, from the coding sequence ATGGATTGGAGTAAAGCAAAAACGTTACTGATTTTGACGTTCCTGATCCTGAACGCCTATCTTGCCGTTCAGCTGATGGACCGAATGATTGATCCCCGAATCGTCACGACGAATGCGGACGGGAAAACTGTTTTGAAAGAACGAAAAATTGATGAAAAGAAACTGCAGACCGTCTCGAAAGAAATTGGTTATTTGACGGCGGAAGTTGATACGAGTTCATTGATTCCAAAATCAGGATCCCCGATTCAAGATGCCGTCACGTCTGTCAAAAATCAAATCGAGTGGTCGGTTCGTCTGACGAAACCGTTCCCGCTCGAAGCAAAAGCAATGCGTGATTCGGCGACATCGTTTGTCCAGTCGTCGGCTGCATATGGCACAGACTACACGTTTTGGAAGTATGACAGCAAACACAATGAGATGACCTTTGTTCAGACGTATAAGGAACAACCGTTATACTCGACACCGCAACAGTCGCGGGAGGATGACGCGATGATTGGTCCGTCGTTACTTGTGCTCCAGTTGAACGAGCAGAAGGAAGTCGTCAGCTACAAACAACGCCACTTAAACAAAGTCGTCCGTCAGGCACAGGATGTCACGTTATTATCGGCGAGTGAGTCCGTCATTCAACTGTCGGAGCAGGGCTTGTTCCCGGCCTCAAAACGAATGACGAGTCAAAAGCTCGGCTACTTCTGTCTTGTGACGGAAGGAACGAAATCGGTGCAGATTTTACCGCCGACGTGGCAGATTGAACTGAACGGAG
- the yycF gene encoding response regulator YycF: protein MTERKILVVDDEQPIADILKFKLEKEGYSVAVANDGVEALEKVEEFKPDLILLDIMLPLMDGMEVCREVRKTSKVPIIMLTAKDSEIDTVLGLELGANDYVTKPFSSRELLARVKAHLRNVNTVEATPANAGPGPLKVGELYIDTNSHTVTRQDQKIELTQREFELLHYLAKNIGQVMTREHLLQTVWGYDYFGDVRTVDVTVRRLREKVEDNPSTPIYIMTRRGVGYYLQDGENE, encoded by the coding sequence GTGACGGAACGTAAAATCCTCGTCGTCGATGACGAGCAACCGATTGCCGATATATTAAAATTTAAATTAGAAAAAGAAGGTTATAGTGTCGCCGTAGCAAATGATGGAGTGGAAGCACTCGAGAAAGTCGAAGAGTTTAAACCCGATCTCATCCTGCTCGATATCATGTTGCCATTGATGGATGGAATGGAAGTTTGCCGGGAAGTCCGAAAAACATCAAAAGTCCCGATCATCATGCTGACAGCAAAGGATTCTGAAATCGATACGGTCCTTGGCCTTGAGCTTGGTGCAAATGATTACGTCACGAAACCATTCAGCTCGCGCGAACTATTAGCACGGGTGAAGGCACACTTACGTAACGTCAATACGGTCGAAGCGACACCGGCAAATGCAGGACCGGGTCCATTGAAAGTGGGAGAACTGTATATCGATACGAATTCTCATACCGTCACACGACAAGATCAAAAAATCGAACTGACACAACGTGAGTTTGAACTGTTGCATTACCTGGCGAAAAACATCGGGCAAGTCATGACTCGTGAACACCTGCTTCAAACGGTGTGGGGATATGACTACTTCGGTGATGTCCGGACAGTTGACGTAACGGTACGCCGTCTGCGTGAAAAAGTCGAGGATAATCCGAGTACACCGATCTATATCATGACCCGCCGCGGTGTCGGCTACTATCTCCAAGACGGGGAGAATGAATAA
- a CDS encoding adenylosuccinate synthase, with translation MSSVVVVGTQWGDEGKGKITDFLSKKADVVARYQGGDNAGHTIVFNNETYKLHLIPSGIFYSDKKCVIGNGLVVNPKSLVKELKYLHDRGVSTDNLLISNRAHVILPYHQLQDQLEEEEKGDAKVGTTLKGIGPCYMDKAARIGIRMADLLDKETFAEKLKIVLEQKNRMFTKMYDAEAIAFDDIFEEYYAYGQEFAKYVCDTSVVVNDSLDKGEKVLFEGAQGVLLDLDHGTYPFVTSSNASAGGVASGVGVGPARIDHVVGVCKAYTSRVGDGPFPTELFDEIGHQIREVGREYGTTTGRPRRVGWFDSVVVRHSRRTSGLTDLALNSIDVLTGIETLKICTSYEFNGKQIDEYPASFRDLEACVPVYEELPGWKEDITHIRKFEDLPINAQNYVKRIADLTNISLVTFSVGPGREQTVVLRDLYEEA, from the coding sequence ATGTCATCAGTAGTAGTAGTCGGAACACAATGGGGCGACGAAGGAAAAGGAAAGATTACCGATTTTCTTTCGAAAAAAGCCGATGTCGTTGCTCGTTATCAAGGTGGAGACAATGCCGGACATACAATCGTATTTAATAATGAGACGTATAAGTTACACTTGATTCCATCTGGAATTTTTTACTCAGACAAGAAATGTGTCATCGGGAACGGCCTTGTCGTCAACCCGAAATCGCTCGTCAAGGAATTGAAGTATCTGCACGATCGTGGTGTTTCAACGGATAACTTACTGATTTCCAATCGGGCGCATGTCATCTTGCCGTATCATCAGTTGCAAGATCAACTCGAAGAAGAAGAAAAGGGCGACGCGAAGGTCGGAACGACGCTTAAAGGAATCGGACCGTGCTACATGGATAAAGCAGCACGAATCGGAATCCGGATGGCTGATTTACTCGACAAAGAAACATTCGCTGAAAAATTAAAAATCGTTCTTGAGCAAAAAAACCGGATGTTCACGAAGATGTATGATGCGGAAGCGATCGCTTTCGACGATATCTTCGAAGAATACTACGCGTACGGTCAAGAGTTCGCGAAGTATGTCTGCGATACATCGGTCGTCGTCAACGACAGCCTCGATAAGGGCGAAAAAGTACTCTTCGAAGGGGCACAAGGTGTCTTACTCGACCTTGACCACGGGACGTATCCGTTCGTCACGTCATCGAACGCATCAGCCGGCGGTGTCGCTTCAGGTGTTGGTGTCGGTCCAGCACGGATCGATCACGTCGTTGGTGTCTGTAAAGCGTACACGTCACGTGTCGGTGATGGTCCGTTCCCGACAGAACTGTTTGACGAAATCGGTCATCAAATCCGTGAAGTCGGTCGTGAATACGGAACAACGACAGGCCGTCCACGCCGTGTCGGCTGGTTCGATTCAGTCGTCGTCCGTCACTCACGCCGGACAAGCGGTTTGACAGATCTTGCATTGAACTCAATCGATGTCCTGACAGGAATCGAGACGCTTAAAATCTGTACGTCGTATGAGTTTAACGGCAAACAGATTGATGAGTATCCGGCGAGTTTCCGTGATCTCGAAGCATGTGTCCCGGTTTATGAAGAGTTACCGGGCTGGAAAGAGGATATCACGCACATCCGTAAGTTTGAAGATCTGCCGATCAATGCGCAGAACTACGTTAAACGGATTGCAGATTTGACGAATATCTCACTCGTGACATTCTCGGTAGGACCGGGTCGTGAACAAACGGTCGTCCTTCGTGATCTGTACGAAGAAGCTTAA